In Dryobates pubescens isolate bDryPub1 chromosome 6, bDryPub1.pri, whole genome shotgun sequence, a genomic segment contains:
- the HTR1B gene encoding 5-hydroxytryptamine receptor 1B, whose translation MEPASPCQAPLLAANESYHGRNCSSEEGSYQDATPLSWKIVLAVVLALVTLATVLSNAFVIATVYQTRKLHTPANYLIASLAVTDLLVSILVMPISTIYTVTGKWTLGQIVCDIWLSSDITCCTASILHLCVIALDRYWAITDAVDYSTKRTPKRAAGMIALVWVFSICISMPPLFWRQAKAEEVSRCVVNTDHVLYTVYSTVGAFYFPTLLLIALYGRIYVEARSRILKQTPKKAGKRLTRAQLITDSPGSSSSVTSINSKAPEGYSETGSPVYMNQVKVKVSDALLEKKKLTAARERKATKTLGIILGAFIVCWLPFFIISLVLPICKDACWFHMAIFDFFTWLGYLNSLINPVIYTMSNEDFKQAFHKLIRFRCTS comes from the coding sequence ATGGAGccggccagcccctgccaggcgcCGCTGCTCGCCGCCAACGAATCTTACCACGGCCGAAACTGCAGCTCCGAGGAAGGGAGCTATCAAGATGCCACCCCTCTCTCCTGGAAGATCGTACTCGCCGTCGTCCTGGCGCTCGTCACCCTGGCCACGGTGCTCTCCAACGCCTTTGTCATCGCCACGGTTTACCAGACGAGGAAACTCCACACGCCGGCCAACTATCTCATCGCCTCGCTGGCCGTCACCGACCTCCTCGTCTCCATCCTCGTCATGCCCATTAGCACCATCTACACTGTGACCGGCAAGTGGACGCTTGGCCAGATCGTCTGCGACATCTGGCTGTCCTCGGACATCACCTGTTGCACGGCGTCCATCCTGCACCTCTGTGTCATCGCCCTGGACCGCTACTGGGCGATCACCGACGCCGTCGACTACTCCACGAAACGGACTCCTAAGCGGGCAGCGGGCATGATCGCTCTGGTGTGGGTCTTCTCCATCTGCATCTCCATGCCGCCTTTGTTTTGGCGGCAGGCGAAGGCCGAGGAAGTCTCTCGCTGTGTGGTGAACACGGACCACGTCCTCTACACCGTGTACTCCACGGTGGGAGCCTTCTACTTCCCCACTCTGCTGCTGATAGCCCTCTACGGGAGGATCTACGTGGAAGCCAGGTCGCGGATTTTGAAGCAGACGCCAAAGAAAGCAGGTAAAAGACTAACGCGGGCGCAGTTAATCACGGACTCCCCGGGGTCTTCCTCATCCGTCACGTCCATAAACTCCAAGGCCCCCGAGGGATACAGCGAAACGGGCTCTCCCGTCTACATGAACCAGGTGAAGGTGAAGGTCTCGGATGCTctgctggagaaaaagaagctCACGGCCGCTAGAGAGCGGAAAGCGACAAAGACTTTAGGGATTATTTTAGGAGCCTTCATCGTCTGTTGGCTGCCCTTTTTCATCATCAGCCTGGTGTTACCCATTTGCAAGGACGCTTGCTGGTTCCACATGGCCATCTTTGACTTTTTCACGTGGCTTGGATATCTCAACTCCCTCATCAACCCCGTCATCTATACTATGTCTAACGAAGACTTCAAACAAGCTTTCCACAAACTCATACGTTTCCGATGCACAAGCTGA